GGTCACGAGGGAATTCTGCGAGGCCATGTCGAACTGCCCCAGGGTGGCTTTGCCGCCGGTCACCAGGCGGTGCCAATGGGTCCCGCGTTGGCGCACCCGTTGGGAAAAGGCCTCGGCCAGCGGCGGCACGCCCGCACTCATTCCATCGGGCACCAGGAAGATGACGCTCCGGGCCCGAGGTGGGACGGTGGAACAACCGGCCAGACCAAAGGCTCCCAGGAATCCGGTTCCCAGGCCCATTCCCACCCATTCGCGACGTGTCCACCCGTTATGATGATTCTGGCGGTTCATGCAGGCGTAGGATCTTGGGACAGAATCATGGCATCGTCATGACGGATACGCCGAACATCGGCCTGATGTCGGGGGGTTACGGTCTTCCTTGCAATCGGGACAGGGTCTGCCATGATATCAGCCAACTCTGTGGATACCCCACAGTTCTTTAGAATCAAACCATATCATGTCCCGAATTCCCTTCGAACGCGTTGAGTGGGTGACCTTTGCCTTCCTTGGCGGCACCTTCCTTCTCACCCTGACCGGCGTACCGCTCTACATCCTCACGTACGGCCTGAGCTGGTTCCATGTGGCCCTCTTCCTGGTCATGTTCTGTGCCACCGGCCTCAGCATCACCCTGGGCTACCACCGCCTCTTCGCCCACCGCGCCTTCGAGGCCACCTGGCCGATCCGCCTCTTCACCCTGGTCTTCGGGGCCGCCGCCTTCGAAAACTCCGTCCTGGACTGGGCCTCCGACCACCGCCGCCACCACAAACACACCGACACCGACGACGATCCCTACGACGCCAGCAAGGGTTTGCTCTGGTCGCACCTCGGCTGGATGTTGTTCAAGCTCCGCCCCCTGCCCCCCTACGACAACGTGGCCGACCTGGCCAAGGATCCCCTGGTGCGCTGGCAGCACCGCAATTGGCACCTCATCGGAGCCTTTGTCGCTTTCGTCCTCCCCACGATCATCGGCTATTTCTGGGGCGGCTGGGAATGCGCCCTGGGGGCCTTCCTGATCGGCGGCGTGGCCCGCGTGGTCGCCGTCCAGCACTCCACCTTCTGCATCAATTCCCTTTGCCACTACATCGGCGACCAACCCTACTCGACCCGTTGCAGCGCCAAGGACAGTTGGATCATGGCCCTGGTGACCTTCGGGGAAGGCTACCACAACTACCACCACGAATTCCCCAGCGACTACCGCAACGGGGTCCGCCCCTGGCAGTTTGATCCGACCAAATGGCTCATCTGGACCTTCTCCAAGTTGGGTCTGGTCCGCAGCCTCCGCCGCATCCCGAACAAGCGCATCCAGGCCGCCGTCGTGGCCGAACGCACCCGCACCGCGCCCCCGGCACCCGACGAGAACAACGAAGTCCTACCGATCGGCATCCTGCCGTTCACGGTCAAAGAATGACTCGAGGCGGCGGAGATAATCCGCCGCCGCCGGACTGTCCTCAGCGGGGGACCATGCGCCGAATTCCTTGTCGGTCGAGGGATCGTAGGGTCCCGCTTTGATTTCCAGCATGACCGAATCCGGGGCCAGGGCGACCATGGTGTGCCAGACACCGGCATCGATGTCCGCCAGGCAGGCTCCGGCCATTCCCGCTTCCAAGCGCCAACCGCGCAGGATTTCTCCCTCCGGGGAAAATTCGAACAGCCCCATGCAACCCTGGATGACGGCCACGCATTCGATCCTTCCCGGAAGCGGATGGCGGTGCGGCCGGATGTAGGAACCCGGCTGGACGAAGTTGACCATGCGCTGCACCCCCTCGGCCCGGCGGTGCATGGGCAGCATGATACGCCCGCGTCGGCCCTGCCGTGATGCCAAGACCCCTTTTTGCATCCATGCGTCATTGAGGGCAAAGACCGGTCCCTCCGGACCGGGAAGCGAGAGGGCGTCGGTGGGCATGCCCCAACTTTGGGAGCACGGTTGGATTTCGTCAGCACCAAATCCGTTCCCGGATTGATCCACCGGCCTCGTCGCACAAGATCGAGTGTCGCACAAATTCCCGCGCTGGCCTATGCTGGTGCGCGCGCCCCAACCTCCCAGGATTTTCCAACCCATGCACCCGGTTCAATTTCTGCCAGACAACACCACCGCCTCCGCCCAGGGCCTGTCTGTTTTGGAAACCGCCCTTCGTCACGGGATTCCGCTGACCCATGCCTGTGGGGGCGAGGCGAAATGTTCCACCTGCCGCGTCATGATCCTTGAGGGCGGGAACCATTGCCACCCGCCCGGGCCAGCCGAAGCCGCACTCACCCAAAGACTGGGCTTTGCCGGAGACGTCCGCCTGGCTTGTCAAATCAGGCCGACCGGACCGATGACGGTCCGGCGTCTTGTTTTGGACGAAACCGATATCCGCCTGGCCACATCCCCTTTGCCTTCCGGATGGCCCGAGGCGGTGGGCGAAGAAAAACACCTGGCTGTCCTCTTCTCCGATATCCGTGGCTTCACCCGCATGTCCCAGCGCATGCTCCCCTACGACATCGTCCATGCCCTCAACCGCCACTATGAAGCCATGGGAGCCATCCTCGGACGTCATGGGGGCATGATCAACAACATCATGGGCGACGGCCTCATGGTCCTCTTCGAGCACATGGAGAACACCGACCATCCCGCGCTCCGGGCCACCCGCGCGGCCGTGGAGATGCGCCAGGCCGTGGCCTCCTCCGGCAAACCCTATTTCGCACATGCCTACGGGGTGGAACTCGCCATCGGGGTCGGCATCGATTACGGAAGAGTCATTGCCGGCGGCATCGGACAAGCGGAAAGCCGCCGCATGACCGTCATCGGTGAAACGGTCAACACCGCCAGCCGCATCGAATCGGCCAACAAGGAAACCGGCACCACCGTGCTGGTTTCGGATGCCGTGCAGGCGGCCTGCGGACCGGCCTTCTTGTGGCGGCCCCATCCCGACACACGCCTCCCGGGGATCAACCCCGCGGTCACCCTTTACGAGCCGCTCAGCGACAATAATCCATCGTAAACCGCCGCGGTGCGTTCGATCTGGCGGCGGAAAGTCAGTTCTTCCACGGCAAATCGCCGCGCCTCCTCCGCCATCACACGGGTCGCCTCCTGGTCCCGGAATACCGCGCGGATCGCCGCCGCGAGCGCCTCGGGGTCACCGGGTTCCACCACCCGCCCGCGAACCCCGTCCTCCACCACCTCGGTCAGTCCACCCGCGCTCGAACTCACCACCGGCGTGCCGACCAGCATGGCCTGGGGGAGCACCTGGGACGTGGCCTCGTTCTTGAGCGAGGGCAGGACGCACACGGACATGGCTTTCATCAATTCGGGCACATCGGCGCGGTGACCCAGGAGACGCACACAGGAGGTCAGGTCCCACTCCCGGATCCATTGCTCGATGTTCTGCCGGGTCGGCCCGTCACCGACGATGAGGAAGACCATACCCGGGTCCTCGGCATGGAGCAGACGGGCGGCGCGCAGGAAGAATTCGTGGCCTTTCCAGCTGCGCAAGACCGCCACCATGCCCACCACGCGGTCGCCGGGGTGCAATCCGAGTTCCGCCCGCACGGGGGCGGCATCCACCCCGGGATGGAAGCGGGCTTCGTCCGCCCCTGCGGGAACCGAGACATGTCTTGAGGGATCGCCCGCCCCTGCGGCCAGTAGTTGCTCGCGGATGTGTCTTCCGCTGGAAATGACCCGGTCGGCCAGGACCGAGTAAACAAGCCGGGCATTGAGCCCGCCGCGGACGTGCGAGGAAAGGTGCCGACTGCGCACCACCGGAACACCGGCCAGTCGTGCGGCCATTCCCGCGCACCAGCCATCAACCGAGCTGTGGGTGTGAACGATCTGCACCCCGTGGGCGCGCAGCATGCGGCTCAGCCGCCAAGCCGTCCAGAGATCCGCGGGCCCACGGAACGGCAGATGGTCGACGGGGAATTCCAGTTTCGTGGCCTCTTCGCCGATGCGCGATCCCGCACGGCAGGCCAACCGTACGCGGTAACCCAAACGCCGGAACTCCCGCATTTCCTGGACGATGCGGATTTCCTGTCCGCCCCAGCCCATGGACCATTCCGTGTGCAATAACGATATGCCCGCCATCGGGATGTTCTGCCACAGGGCAGGCGGGGTGGGAAGCGCGAACGCATTCACACCCCGGCGAGCCACACCTTCAAGCGGCGCAGGTCGTCCCTGCAACCCGGAACCTTCCCCAGTGGTGCCCGAACGGATATCTTTTACCAGTAAGACCGAATAACGGAACAAGGCGGATTTCAGGATCGTCGCCTGATCCGAGTGCGTTCGCCCCACATCCCGCTTCATCTTTTTTATTGGGCATAAGGATATAATAGGGTCTTGCTAGATCTCCCGCATCACCGGGTCGGCGACGTGGTCCCCGGTTTTTCCTCCTCCAGGCGACTGTCCCTAATGACTCCTCTCCCGCGAGAGAAAACGCACCAAATCTGTTCTTGATGGAGAAGGCGTTGCACCGGATATGAACGAACTCGGTGGTTTCGGTGCGGCCGTATGCAGGAATCGGATGGGATGAGATCAGCCAGGTGGGGCACGTCCCCCCAGCCGGCACGGCCGTGGCAGCATGATCCACCCACCTAGTGGAGCGGGAGGCTGCCGCCCCCGCCAACCTTTCTCCTTTGAAATCGAACCCGGGCCCGGTCGTCCCCGACAGCGACCAAAGTTGGGATTATACGGGACTTGTTTATCATAGGACCGGTCGACCGAAGCACGGAACTTCAAAATCGGGTTTGCCATTCCAAACCGTGTTTCGTAGGGTATACCTTTGTGCGGTGATAAGCGCTGCACCTGATTCTTTTGTGATCCCCCTCTCTTTATTTGACTGCCGGACAGCAGTGGGCTTCACAAGCGACTTGGCACGGTGATGGCGCGTTCCGCACAGACCCCATTCCCGGTTGAGAAGGCCCCCTTCCGCCTGCCTCCTTATGTTGGCCTGGCCCTGAAATACATCCGTCTCTACCAGTCGCGCTTGATCACAGGCGTCTTGCTGGCGTCCCTTTATGCCATGTTCAGTGGATTGATGGTCTTCGCCGCGAAGGATCTGGTCAACCGCGTCAGCCCTCAGCCTGAAGAGCAGAAAGTTGTTGCAGCGTCATCTTCCCTGCCCCGGCCCGCCTCGCAATTGCAGGCTTTCGGTCGTGAAATCTACAAGCACACATCGGATTGGTTGCCGCGCAAAGGGGTACCCTTGGACTGGAAGCAGTGTGTTGGGGGATTCCTGATCCTGCCCCTCTTGGCGGTGATACGGGGCAGCCTCAATTATTCCAGCACCTATTACTTGAAGTGGGTCGGTACCCGGCTCATTGCCGACATGGGCTACGAAATGATGGCCCTCATCCAGCGTCTTTCCCTTGATTTCTTCAACACCACCAAACGAAGCGAAATCATCGAGCGGGTCAAGGTGGACACCAAGCAATTGTATTTTTGTATCGAGGCCAGCCTCACCGATGCAATCAAGGAACCCCTCACCCTCTTGGCCCTCCTGGCCGCACTCATATACAGCGACCCCAGACTGACTTTTTTCGCGGTGATCTTCATGCCCATGTGTCTGCTGCCCGCCATCATCCTCGGCCGGAAAGTGCGCCTTTCGAAGAAAAGCTTCCGTAAAGCCACCGTGGCCCAGACGGGAATATTGTTGGAAGCCCTGCAAAATGTGCGCGCTGTCAAAGCATTCGCCCTGGAAGACCAGCAACTGGAAGAATACCGCAAGTTCAACCGCAAATCCATCAGCCATGGGATGCGCGCCACGCGCGCCACTGAGTTGCTCAACCCGGTGATCGAGGTCATGTCGATGATCGGAGTAACCGGCGTGATCATGTACATCATCTGGTCGGGCTTGGAAATGTCCGATCTGGCCGGCTTCGTCACCGCGATGATTCTCGCTTTCGGCTCGATCCGCAAGCTGGGCAACCTCCACATGCGTTACCAGGCTTCCCGCGTCAGTCTGGAGCGGTTGAGTGAAACCCTCTTGATGGAGCCCACGATCCGCGAGAAACCCGCCGCCGTTTCTCCTCCGCGTTTCGACGGGGATATCGTTTTCCAGGACGTGTTCTTTTCATACGGAGAAAAAAATATCCTCGAGCGTATCAACCTGCGCATTCCGTTCGGACAACGCGTGGGCATCGTCGGACCCAGCGGCGGCGGGAAGAGCACACTCATCAACCTTCTCGGTCGTTTCTACGATGTCTCGTCCGGTTCGATCACGCTGGGTGGGCACGATGTTCGCGATGTCACTTTTGCCTGGCTTCGCGGGCAAATGGCCTTCGTCGGCCAGGAAACCCTTCTCTTCAATCGTTCCGTTGCGGAAAA
The genomic region above belongs to Candidatus Methylacidiphilales bacterium and contains:
- a CDS encoding glycosyltransferase family 4 protein, producing the protein MNAFALPTPPALWQNIPMAGISLLHTEWSMGWGGQEIRIVQEMREFRRLGYRVRLACRAGSRIGEEATKLEFPVDHLPFRGPADLWTAWRLSRMLRAHGVQIVHTHSSVDGWCAGMAARLAGVPVVRSRHLSSHVRGGLNARLVYSVLADRVISSGRHIREQLLAAGAGDPSRHVSVPAGADEARFHPGVDAAPVRAELGLHPGDRVVGMVAVLRSWKGHEFFLRAARLLHAEDPGMVFLIVGDGPTRQNIEQWIREWDLTSCVRLLGHRADVPELMKAMSVCVLPSLKNEATSQVLPQAMLVGTPVVSSSAGGLTEVVEDGVRGRVVEPGDPEALAAAIRAVFRDQEATRVMAEEARRFAVEELTFRRQIERTAAVYDGLLSLSGS
- a CDS encoding adenylate/guanylate cyclase domain-containing protein, with the translated sequence MHPVQFLPDNTTASAQGLSVLETALRHGIPLTHACGGEAKCSTCRVMILEGGNHCHPPGPAEAALTQRLGFAGDVRLACQIRPTGPMTVRRLVLDETDIRLATSPLPSGWPEAVGEEKHLAVLFSDIRGFTRMSQRMLPYDIVHALNRHYEAMGAILGRHGGMINNIMGDGLMVLFEHMENTDHPALRATRAAVEMRQAVASSGKPYFAHAYGVELAIGVGIDYGRVIAGGIGQAESRRMTVIGETVNTASRIESANKETGTTVLVSDAVQAACGPAFLWRPHPDTRLPGINPAVTLYEPLSDNNPS
- a CDS encoding fatty acid desaturase gives rise to the protein MSRIPFERVEWVTFAFLGGTFLLTLTGVPLYILTYGLSWFHVALFLVMFCATGLSITLGYHRLFAHRAFEATWPIRLFTLVFGAAAFENSVLDWASDHRRHHKHTDTDDDPYDASKGLLWSHLGWMLFKLRPLPPYDNVADLAKDPLVRWQHRNWHLIGAFVAFVLPTIIGYFWGGWECALGAFLIGGVARVVAVQHSTFCINSLCHYIGDQPYSTRCSAKDSWIMALVTFGEGYHNYHHEFPSDYRNGVRPWQFDPTKWLIWTFSKLGLVRSLRRIPNKRIQAAVVAERTRTAPPAPDENNEVLPIGILPFTVKE
- a CDS encoding ABC transporter ATP-binding protein, which produces MARSAQTPFPVEKAPFRLPPYVGLALKYIRLYQSRLITGVLLASLYAMFSGLMVFAAKDLVNRVSPQPEEQKVVAASSSLPRPASQLQAFGREIYKHTSDWLPRKGVPLDWKQCVGGFLILPLLAVIRGSLNYSSTYYLKWVGTRLIADMGYEMMALIQRLSLDFFNTTKRSEIIERVKVDTKQLYFCIEASLTDAIKEPLTLLALLAALIYSDPRLTFFAVIFMPMCLLPAIILGRKVRLSKKSFRKATVAQTGILLEALQNVRAVKAFALEDQQLEEYRKFNRKSISHGMRATRATELLNPVIEVMSMIGVTGVIMYIIWSGLEMSDLAGFVTAMILAFGSIRKLGNLHMRYQASRVSLERLSETLLMEPTIREKPAAVSPPRFDGDIVFQDVFFSYGEKNILERINLRIPFGQRVGIVGPSGGGKSTLINLLGRFYDVSSGSITLGGHDVRDVTFAWLRGQMAFVGQETLLFNRSVAENIAMGRVGASRDEVMEAARLAQADLFIRELPDGYDTVIGEQGVLLSGGQRQRICLARAFVRKAPILVLDEATASLDSKIEAAVQTGIDSLSRDSTVLCVAHRLGTLKHFDRIIVLRDGEIIQDGTFAGLLQQDGLFANLASHQGLTVSLSPPLHH
- a CDS encoding WbuC family cupin fold metalloprotein; this encodes MPTDALSLPGPEGPVFALNDAWMQKGVLASRQGRRGRIMLPMHRRAEGVQRMVNFVQPGSYIRPHRHPLPGRIECVAVIQGCMGLFEFSPEGEILRGWRLEAGMAGACLADIDAGVWHTMVALAPDSVMLEIKAGPYDPSTDKEFGAWSPAEDSPAAADYLRRLESFFDRERQDADR